The following proteins come from a genomic window of Malus domestica chromosome 02, GDT2T_hap1:
- the LOC103405784 gene encoding cytochrome P450 704C1-like has protein sequence MDFLSYPFLFTSLVLLLSIFTAQILAWKLTKRKRKYPPVAGTILHQLLNFNRLHDYMTDLAAKYKTYRLIGPFRNEVYTSNPKNVEYILKTNFDNYGKGWYNYNLLKDLLGDGIFTVDGDKWRQQRKISSHEFSTRMLREFSSAVFQKNAAKVADKLSEIATASQTIDIQDMFMKSTLDSIFKVAFGTELDNMCGSSQEGRSFGDAFDNSSALSLWRYVDVFWRIKKFLNLGSEAALRKNIKIIDEFVFKLIHTKIEQMQKNDNSSVTVDREDILSRFLQASETNPVYLRDIILNFIIAGKDTTATTLAWFIYLLCKHPSVQEKIVHEVKQVTGMKRITSFSEFADSLSEDVLEKMHYLHAAITETLRIYPAVPVDAKICFSDDTLPDGYSVRKGDMVSYQPYAMGRMKFIWGDDAEEFRPERWLNENGVFQPESPFKFTAFQAGPRMCLGKEFAYRQLKIFSAVFLSCFVFKLSDENAVVTYRTMINLHIKGGLQVRAFHRD, from the exons ATGGACTTTCTGTCATACCCATTCCTCTTCACATCTCTGGTTTTGTTGTTATCCATCTTCACTGCCCAAATCCTAGCTTGGAAACTGACCAAGAGAAAGAGGAAGTATCCACCAGTTGCTGGCACAATCCTTCACCAGCTGCTCAACTTCAACAGGTTGCATGACTACATGACTGATCTTGCTGCCAAGTACAAGACCTACAGGCTGATTGGGCCCTTCAGGAATGAGGTTTACACCTCCAATCCAAAAAATGTTGAGTACATTCTCAAAACCAATTTTGATAATTATGGCAAG GGGTGGTATAACTACAATCTGCTGAAGGATCTTCTGGGTGATGGAATTTTTACGGTTGATGGTGATAAGTGGCGCCAACAGAGGAAGATATCGAGCCATGAGTTCTCAACAAGGATGTTGAGGGAGTTCAGCAGTGCAGTCTTCCAAAAAAATGCAGCAAAAGTTGCAGATAAACTGTCGGAGATCGCAACTGCCAGCCAGACAATTGATATTCAA GATATGTTTATGAAGTCAACGTTGGATTCGATCTTCAAAGTAGCATTTGGTACTGAATTAGACAACATGTGTGGATCCAGTCAAGAAGGCAGGAGTTTTGGTGATGCTTTTGATAATTCAAGTGCATTGTCCCTCTGGCGTTACGTAGATGTCTTCTGGAGGATCAAGAAGTTTCTGAATTTGGGATCGGAAGCTGCATTAcgaaaaaatatcaaaatcatCGATGAGTTTGTGTTTAAGCTAATCCATACAAAAATTGAGCAAATGCAGAAAAATGATAACAGTTCTGTGACT GTGGATAGAGAAGATATTTTGTCAAGGTTCTTGCAAGCGTCCGAGACTAATCCCGTATACTTACGGGATATAATCCTCAATTTCATTATTGCCGGTAAAGACACAACAGCAACCACACTGGCGTGGTTCATTTACCTTCTGTGCAAGCATCCTTCTGTACAAGAAAAAATTGTACATGAAGTGAAGCAAGTAACTGGCATGAAAAGGATCACAAGCTTTTCCGAGTTTGCAGACAGTCTGAGCGAAGATGTTCTCGAAAAGATGCACTATCTCCATGCTGCAATCACTGAAACTCTCCGAATCTATCCTGCAGTTCCAGTG GATGCAAAGATATGCTTTTCAGATGATACTCTCCCAGATGGATACAGTGTGAGGAAAGGAGATATGGTATCATATCAACCATATGCAATGGGGAGGATGAAATTCATATGGGGAGACGATGCAGAAGAGTTCAGACCAGAGAGATGGCTCAACGAGAACGGAGTATTCCAGCCGGAGAGCCCCTTTAAGTTCACCGCCtttcag GCCGGACCGCGAATGTGTCTCGGAAAGGAGTTTGCTTACAGGCAGTTGAAGATCTTCTCGGCtgtttttttaagctgtttcgTGTTCAAATTGAGCGATGAGAACGCAGTTGTCACGTACAGGACGATGATTAATCTTCACATTAAGGGAGGTCTACAAGTTCGTGCCTTCCACAGAGACTGA